A genomic segment from Triticum dicoccoides isolate Atlit2015 ecotype Zavitan chromosome 1A, WEW_v2.0, whole genome shotgun sequence encodes:
- the LOC119278543 gene encoding endo-1,3;1,4-beta-D-glucanase-like, which translates to MAAATVRSTLPRCLLLLLSTALASAATAPRLVLLAPSGSHTPCLDNPPDLTAAADEAGELVRDLGSLPAYVTGSRSSTRAIVLASDYFGFQAPKLRKIADQVADDGYLVVVPDLLHGDPFRDEANISFQDWLKTHSPVEAAEKTKVLIAALKKQGVSEVGVGGYCWGGSCGAIKV; encoded by the exons ATGGCCGCTGCCACGGTGCGGTCGACGTTGccccgctgcctcctcctcctcctgtccacGGCGCTTgcctccgccgccaccgcgccgcggCTCGTGCTCCTGGCGCCGTCCGGCTCGCACACGCCGTGCCTGGACAACCCGCCCGACCTGACGGCCGCGGCCGACGAGGCGGGCGAGCTCGTCCGCGACCTCGGCAGCCTCCCGGCCTACGTCACCGGATCCCGCAGCTCCACGCGCGCCATCGTCCTCGCCTCCGACTACTTCG GCTTCCAAGCGCCAAAACTGAG GAAAATCGCGGATCAGGTTGCGGATGATGGATACTTGGTCGTGGTTCCTGATTTGCTGCACGGGGACCCGTTCAGGGATGAGGCCAATATTTCATTTCAAGATTGGCTGAAAACCCACTCTCCG GTGGAGGCAGCTGAAAAGACTAAAGTGCTTATTGCTGCTCTGAAGAAGCAAGGGGTGTCTGAAGTTGGGGTTGGAGGTTATTGCTGGGGTG GTAGCTGTGGAGCTATCAAAGTCTGA
- the LOC119278531 gene encoding endo-1,3;1,4-beta-D-glucanase-like isoform X2: protein MAAATVRSTLPRCLLLLLLLLLLSTALASAATAPRLVLLAPSGSHTPCLDNPPDLTAAADEAGELVRDLGSLPAYVTGSRSSTRAIVLASDYFGFQAPKLRKIADQVADDGYLVVVPDLLHGDPFRDEANISFQDWLKTHSPVEAAEKTKVLIAALKKQGVSEVGVGGYCWGAKVAVELSKSEEIQVVVISHPSLVTVDDMKEVKHPIEILGGELDQASPPPIVHQFEQALDQNNKIDHFVKIFPGVAHGFACRYNASDAFAVKTAEKARADMLSWFNKYLKKHQELSLHES from the exons ATGGCCGCTGCCACGGTGCGGTCGACGTTGccccgctgcctcctcctcctcctcctcctcctcctcctgtccacGGCGCTTgcctccgccgccaccgcgccgcggCTCGTGCTCCTGGCGCCGTCCGGCTCGCACACGCCGTGCCTGGACAACCCGCCCGACCTGACGGCCGCGGCCGACGAGGCGGGCGAGCTCGTCCGCGACCTCGGCAGCCTCCCGGCCTACGTCACCGGATCCCGCAGCTCCACGCGCGCCATCGTCCTCGCCTCCGACTACTTCG GCTTCCAAGCGCCAAAACTGAG GAAAATCGCGGATCAGGTTGCGGATGATGGATACTTGGTCGTGGTTCCTGATTTGCTGCACGGGGACCCGTTCAGGGATGAGGCCAATATTTCATTTCAAGATTGGCTGAAAACCCACTCTCCG GTGGAGGCAGCTGAAAAGACTAAAGTGCTTATTGCTGCTCTGAAGAAGCAAGGGGTGTCTGAAGTTGGGGTTGGAGGTTATTGCTGGGGTG CAAAGGTAGCTGTGGAGCTATCAAAGTCTGAAGAAATTCAAGTGGTTGTCATTTCGCACCCTTCACTAGTGACTGTCGATGACATGAAGG AGGTCAAGCATCCCATTGAGATTCTCGGAGGAGAGCTTGATCAAGCTTCTCCACCGCCGATAGTGCACCAGTTTGAACAGGCCTTGGATCAGAACAACAAG ATTGACCACTTCGTGAAGATCTTCCCGGGAGTAGCCCACGGTTTCGCTTGCAGATACAACGCCAGCGAC GCGTTCGCCGTCAAAACTGCCGAAAAAGCTCGTGCAGACATGCTCAGCTGGTTCAACAAGTATCTGAAGAAGCACCAAGAGCTTTCGCTCCACGAATCTTAG
- the LOC119278531 gene encoding endo-1,3;1,4-beta-D-glucanase-like isoform X1: MAAATVRSTLPRCLLLLLLLLLLSTALASAATAPRLVLLAPSGSHTPCLDNPPDLTAAADEAGELVRDLGSLPAYVTGSRSSTRAIVLASDYFGFQAPKLRKIADQVADDGYLVVVPDLLHGDPFRDEANISFQDWLKTHSPVEAAEKTKVLIAALKKQGVSEVGVGGYCWGAKVAVELSKSEEIQVVVISHPSLVTVDDMKEVKHPIEILGGELDQASPPPIVHQFEQALDQNNKIDHFVKIFPGVAHGFACRYNASDAFAVKTAEKARADMLSWFNKYLKKHQELSLHES; this comes from the exons ATGGCCGCTGCCACGGTGCGGTCGACGTTGccccgctgcctcctcctcctcctcctcctcctcctcctgtccacGGCGCTTgcctccgccgccaccgcgccgcggCTCGTGCTCCTGGCGCCGTCCGGCTCGCACACGCCGTGCCTGGACAACCCGCCCGACCTGACGGCCGCGGCCGACGAGGCGGGCGAGCTCGTCCGCGACCTCGGCAGCCTCCCGGCCTACGTCACCGGATCCCGCAGCTCCACGCGCGCCATCGTCCTCGCCTCCGACTACTTCG GCTTCCAAGCGCCAAAACTGAG GAAAATCGCGGATCAGGTTGCGGATGATGGATACTTGGTCGTGGTTCCTGATTTGCTGCACGGGGACCCGTTCAGGGATGAGGCCAATATTTCATTTCAAGATTGGCTGAAAACCCACTCTCCG GTGGAGGCAGCTGAAAAGACTAAAGTGCTTATTGCTGCTCTGAAGAAGCAAGGGGTGTCTGAAGTTGGGGTTGGAGGTTATTGCTGGGGTG CAAAGGTAGCTGTGGAGCTATCAAAGTCTGAAGAAATTCAAGTGGTTGTCATTTCGCACCCTTCACTAGTGACTGTCGATGACATGAAGG AGGTCAAGCATCCCATTGAGATTCTCGGAGGAGAGCTTGATCAAGCTTCTCCACCGCCGATAGTGCACCAGTTTGAACAGGCCTTGGATCAGAACAACAAG ATTGACCACTTCGTGAAGATCTTCCCGGGAGTAGCCCACGGTTTCGCTTGCAGATACAACGCCAGCGACGCGTTCGCCGTCAAAACTGCCGAAAAAGCTCGTGCAGACATGCTCAGCTGGTTCAACAAGTATCTGAAGAAGCACCAAGAGCTTTCGCTCCACGAATCTTAG